A genomic stretch from Bos javanicus breed banteng chromosome 3, ARS-OSU_banteng_1.0, whole genome shotgun sequence includes:
- the HEYL gene encoding hairy/enhancer-of-split related with YRPW motif-like protein isoform X1, which produces MMKRPREPSGSDSESDGPIDVGREGELSQMARPLSTPSPSQMQARKKRRGIIEKRRRDRINSSLSELRRLVPTAFEKQGSSKLEKAEVLQMTVDHLKMLHATGGTGFFDARALAVDFRSIGFRECLTEVIRYLGVLEGPSSRADPVRIRLLSHLNSYAAEMEPSPTPPGPLAFPAWPWSFFHSCPGLSAPSNQLAILGRVPGPMLPNASSLAYPIPALRAAPLRRAAGTILPARRNLLPSRGASSTRRARPLERPAAPLPAAPSGRATRGSHMAPLLRSPSPVSPGMVGSPAYMAVPAPRPSSPGLAGRPAGAMLCRSWVSEITEVGAF; this is translated from the exons cCAGATGGCCCGGCCGCTGTCCACCCCCAGCCCTTCACAaatgcaagccagaaagaaacgcAGAGGG ATCATAGAGAAACGGCGCCGGGACCGCATCAACAGCAGCCTTTCTGAACTGCGGCGCTTGGTCCCCACTGCCTTTGAGAAGCAG GGCTCCTCCAAGCTGGAGAAAGCTGAGGTCCTGCAGATGACGGTAGATCACTTGAAAATGCTCCACGCCACTGGAGGCACAG GATTCTTTGATGCTCGAGCCCTGGCGGTCGACTTCCGGAGCATCGGTTTTCGGGAGTGCCTCACTGAGGTCATCAGGTACCTGGGGGTCCTGGAAGGACCCAGCAGCCGTGCAGACCCCGTGCGGATCCGCCTTCTCTCCCACCTCAACAGCTATGCAGCCGAGATGGAGCCTTCACCCACACCTCCCGGCCCATTGGCCTTCCCTGCCTGGCCCTGGTCCTTCTTCCACAGCTGTCCAGGGCTCTCTGCCCCGAGCAACCAGCTCGCCATCCTAGGAAGAGTGCCTGGTCCCATGCTTCCCAATGCCTCCTCTCTGGCTTACCCCATCCCGGCCCTCCGAGCAGCCCCCTTGCGCAGAGCTGCTGGCACCATCCTGCCAGCCCGGAGGAATTTGCTGCCCAGTCGAGGGGCATCTTCTACCCGGAGGGCACGCCCCCTGGAAAGGCCAGCTGCCCCCCTGCCTGCGGCCCCCAGTGGCAGGGCCACCAGGGGCAGCCACATGGCACCCCTCCTTCGGTCTCCTTCCCCTGTCTCCCCTGGCATGGTGGGGTCTCCTGCTTATATGGCTGTTCCTGCCCCCAGGCCCTCTTCCCCGGGGCTAGCTGGGAGGCCAGCAGGAGCTATGCTTTGCCGCTCCTGGGTCTCCGAGATCACTGAAGTTGGGGCTTTCTGA
- the HEYL gene encoding hairy/enhancer-of-split related with YRPW motif-like protein isoform X3 translates to MARPLSTPSPSQMQARKKRRGIIEKRRRDRINSSLSELRRLVPTAFEKQGSSKLEKAEVLQMTVDHLKMLHATGGTGFFDARALAVDFRSIGFRECLTEVIRYLGVLEGPSSRADPVRIRLLSHLNSYAAEMEPSPTPPGPLAFPAWPWSFFHSCPGLSAPSNQLAILGRVPGPMLPNASSLAYPIPALRAAPLRRAAGTILPARRNLLPSRGASSTRRARPLERPAAPLPAAPSGRATRGSHMAPLLRSPSPVSPGMVGSPAYMAVPAPRPSSPGLAGRPAGAMLCRSWVSEITEVGAF, encoded by the exons ATGGCCCGGCCGCTGTCCACCCCCAGCCCTTCACAaatgcaagccagaaagaaacgcAGAGGG ATCATAGAGAAACGGCGCCGGGACCGCATCAACAGCAGCCTTTCTGAACTGCGGCGCTTGGTCCCCACTGCCTTTGAGAAGCAG GGCTCCTCCAAGCTGGAGAAAGCTGAGGTCCTGCAGATGACGGTAGATCACTTGAAAATGCTCCACGCCACTGGAGGCACAG GATTCTTTGATGCTCGAGCCCTGGCGGTCGACTTCCGGAGCATCGGTTTTCGGGAGTGCCTCACTGAGGTCATCAGGTACCTGGGGGTCCTGGAAGGACCCAGCAGCCGTGCAGACCCCGTGCGGATCCGCCTTCTCTCCCACCTCAACAGCTATGCAGCCGAGATGGAGCCTTCACCCACACCTCCCGGCCCATTGGCCTTCCCTGCCTGGCCCTGGTCCTTCTTCCACAGCTGTCCAGGGCTCTCTGCCCCGAGCAACCAGCTCGCCATCCTAGGAAGAGTGCCTGGTCCCATGCTTCCCAATGCCTCCTCTCTGGCTTACCCCATCCCGGCCCTCCGAGCAGCCCCCTTGCGCAGAGCTGCTGGCACCATCCTGCCAGCCCGGAGGAATTTGCTGCCCAGTCGAGGGGCATCTTCTACCCGGAGGGCACGCCCCCTGGAAAGGCCAGCTGCCCCCCTGCCTGCGGCCCCCAGTGGCAGGGCCACCAGGGGCAGCCACATGGCACCCCTCCTTCGGTCTCCTTCCCCTGTCTCCCCTGGCATGGTGGGGTCTCCTGCTTATATGGCTGTTCCTGCCCCCAGGCCCTCTTCCCCGGGGCTAGCTGGGAGGCCAGCAGGAGCTATGCTTTGCCGCTCCTGGGTCTCCGAGATCACTGAAGTTGGGGCTTTCTGA
- the HEYL gene encoding hairy/enhancer-of-split related with YRPW motif-like protein isoform X2, which translates to MCQEDFLKAVAFGLWHKGSMARPLSTPSPSQMQARKKRRGIIEKRRRDRINSSLSELRRLVPTAFEKQGSSKLEKAEVLQMTVDHLKMLHATGGTGFFDARALAVDFRSIGFRECLTEVIRYLGVLEGPSSRADPVRIRLLSHLNSYAAEMEPSPTPPGPLAFPAWPWSFFHSCPGLSAPSNQLAILGRVPGPMLPNASSLAYPIPALRAAPLRRAAGTILPARRNLLPSRGASSTRRARPLERPAAPLPAAPSGRATRGSHMAPLLRSPSPVSPGMVGSPAYMAVPAPRPSSPGLAGRPAGAMLCRSWVSEITEVGAF; encoded by the exons ATGGCCCGGCCGCTGTCCACCCCCAGCCCTTCACAaatgcaagccagaaagaaacgcAGAGGG ATCATAGAGAAACGGCGCCGGGACCGCATCAACAGCAGCCTTTCTGAACTGCGGCGCTTGGTCCCCACTGCCTTTGAGAAGCAG GGCTCCTCCAAGCTGGAGAAAGCTGAGGTCCTGCAGATGACGGTAGATCACTTGAAAATGCTCCACGCCACTGGAGGCACAG GATTCTTTGATGCTCGAGCCCTGGCGGTCGACTTCCGGAGCATCGGTTTTCGGGAGTGCCTCACTGAGGTCATCAGGTACCTGGGGGTCCTGGAAGGACCCAGCAGCCGTGCAGACCCCGTGCGGATCCGCCTTCTCTCCCACCTCAACAGCTATGCAGCCGAGATGGAGCCTTCACCCACACCTCCCGGCCCATTGGCCTTCCCTGCCTGGCCCTGGTCCTTCTTCCACAGCTGTCCAGGGCTCTCTGCCCCGAGCAACCAGCTCGCCATCCTAGGAAGAGTGCCTGGTCCCATGCTTCCCAATGCCTCCTCTCTGGCTTACCCCATCCCGGCCCTCCGAGCAGCCCCCTTGCGCAGAGCTGCTGGCACCATCCTGCCAGCCCGGAGGAATTTGCTGCCCAGTCGAGGGGCATCTTCTACCCGGAGGGCACGCCCCCTGGAAAGGCCAGCTGCCCCCCTGCCTGCGGCCCCCAGTGGCAGGGCCACCAGGGGCAGCCACATGGCACCCCTCCTTCGGTCTCCTTCCCCTGTCTCCCCTGGCATGGTGGGGTCTCCTGCTTATATGGCTGTTCCTGCCCCCAGGCCCTCTTCCCCGGGGCTAGCTGGGAGGCCAGCAGGAGCTATGCTTTGCCGCTCCTGGGTCTCCGAGATCACTGAAGTTGGGGCTTTCTGA
- the LOC133244792 gene encoding uncharacterized protein LOC133244792 yields MDIPRAWALGRAEWWWVGTTVYSFSNFNGDLDKMQILVLLPGKSHGRKSLVGCSPWGLEESDTTEQLHFHFSLSCIGEGNGNPLQCSCLENPRDRGAWWAAVSWVAQSRTRLNRLSSSSSSVGREWGLRCYIARKLSGVIERYRGFLPIGQGNWVLSHTRHPHAFNPVSHQDHLFLWVSGGWVSSFQNQRYQMRSQHVDVSLVAQSCLTPCSAMDCSPPGSSVHGILQARILEWVTMPSSGESSLSRDQTHVSGIAGGFFTTEPPEKPIAGHVSCQHKIISVCELLCQPQGSSTRDRIVENL; encoded by the coding sequence ATGGATATTCCAAgggcctgggccctgggcagAGCAGAGTGGTGGTGGGTAGGCACAACAGTATAtagcttctcaaattttaatggCGATCTtgataaaatgcagattctagtactcttgcctggaaaatcccatgggcggaagagcctggtaggctgcagtccatggggtctcgaagagtcggacacgactgagcaacttcactttcacttttcactttcatgcattggagaaggaaatggcaacccactccagtgttcttgcctggagaatcccagggaccggggagcctggtgggctgctgtctcttgggtcgcacagagtcggacacgactgaatagacttagcagcagcagcagttcagtaGGCAGGGAGTGGGGCTTGAGGTGCTACATTGCTAGGAAGCTCTCAGGTGTTATTGAGAGATACAGAGGATTTCTACCCATTGGGCAGGGAAATTGGGTTCTTTCTCATACAAGGCATCCACATGCCTTTAATCCCGTTAGCCACCAAGATCACCTCTTTTTGTGGGTGAGTGGTGGGTGGGTGAGTTCTTTccaaaatcagagatatcaaatgAGGAGTCAGCATGTAGATGTGtccttggtcgctcagtcatgtctgactccttgcagcgctatggactgtagcccaccaggctcctctgtccatgggattctccaggcgagaatactggagtgggttaccatgccctcctctggggaatcttccctatccagggatcaaactcatgtctctggcattgcaggtggattctttaccactgagccaccagagaaacccattgCTGGACACGTTTCTTGTCAACACAAAATAATCAGTGTGTGTGAACTGCTTTGTCAACCTCAGGGGTCATCCACAAGAGACAGGATTGTTGAGAATCTATAA